Proteins encoded together in one Chitinophaga sp. LS1 window:
- a CDS encoding TonB-dependent receptor, which yields MSKPLIITCCVLLSCLGAIAQAKFTISGTIRSKKTGETIIGATVHVAGQSIGTVSNEYGFYSLTLPTGTYTIEFSTVGLQPVQEEIALTQHTIRNIALDDAAQSLKSVTITANTKQRNLSTPQMGMEQLTTKEMKNIPVLLGEKDVLKTIQLLPGIKSAGDGNSGFYVRGGGADQNLILLDEAPVYNASHLFGFFSTFNSDAIKDVTVYKGGMPAQYGGRLSSVLDIKMNDGNNQDYNVSGGIGLISSKINIEGPLQKDKSSFLVSARRTYVDLFLRLSNDSSIRNNSLYFYDLNAKLNYQLGKRDRLFASGYFGADNLVVGNNFGLKWGNSTGTLRWNHIYSSKMFSNTSLIFSNYNYKINVKSGANDVNIFSQIRDWNLKEELQYYISQRHNLRIGFNTIYHTMRPGEITSSQLSNFNSSRLQQRYSWENAVYLSDVWKATDKLDLSYGARLTAFSILGAGDFFNIDADGNILDTLHYKSGEFVKTYINLEPRLAASYKLTDISSVKASYARNVQNLHLISNSTSSSPTDRWVASTNIIKPEISDQVSLGYYKNLAGNKYELTVETYYKTMQHQIDYRDGADVLNNDAIETQLLFGKGRAYGIEWLLKKKAGRLTGWVSYTLSKTQRKIDGINNGEWYNARQDRTHDIAVVGMYQLNEKWSLSANWVYYTGDAVTFPSGKYLINNTVYYYYTERNGYRMPAYHRLDLGATKQLRKRGRYSSELAFSLYNAYGRENAYTITFRQSKDDPNKTEAVRTSLFRFVPSISYNFKF from the coding sequence ATGAGTAAGCCTCTTATCATTACCTGTTGTGTGTTATTGTCATGTTTAGGAGCGATTGCACAGGCAAAATTTACTATCAGCGGAACCATCAGATCAAAGAAAACCGGGGAAACCATTATTGGTGCTACTGTGCACGTAGCGGGTCAATCCATCGGAACTGTCAGCAATGAGTATGGTTTTTATTCCCTCACCCTGCCCACAGGGACCTATACCATAGAGTTCAGTACGGTGGGGTTGCAACCGGTACAGGAAGAGATTGCGCTGACACAGCATACGATCAGGAATATTGCGCTGGACGATGCAGCACAATCATTGAAGTCGGTGACGATTACGGCCAACACGAAGCAACGTAATCTAAGTACCCCCCAAATGGGTATGGAACAACTGACGACAAAGGAGATGAAGAATATTCCGGTATTGCTGGGAGAAAAGGATGTGTTGAAAACGATCCAGTTACTACCGGGTATTAAATCAGCCGGCGATGGCAACAGTGGGTTCTATGTACGGGGTGGTGGGGCAGACCAGAACCTGATTTTATTGGATGAAGCACCCGTGTACAATGCTTCACATCTGTTTGGTTTCTTTTCTACATTTAATTCTGATGCCATCAAAGATGTGACGGTATACAAGGGAGGCATGCCTGCTCAATACGGTGGCCGACTTTCGTCTGTACTGGATATTAAGATGAATGACGGCAATAACCAGGATTATAATGTAAGTGGCGGCATCGGGTTGATCTCTTCCAAAATAAATATCGAAGGACCTTTGCAAAAGGATAAGTCTTCTTTTCTGGTGTCTGCCAGAAGAACATATGTGGATCTTTTCCTGCGTTTATCAAATGACTCCTCTATCAGGAATAACAGCCTTTATTTTTATGACCTCAATGCCAAGCTGAATTACCAGCTGGGTAAAAGGGACCGTTTGTTTGCTTCCGGGTATTTCGGGGCGGATAACCTGGTCGTGGGAAATAACTTTGGATTGAAATGGGGAAATAGCACTGGTACCCTGAGATGGAACCATATTTACAGTAGCAAAATGTTCTCCAACACCTCCCTGATCTTTAGTAATTACAATTATAAGATCAATGTAAAGAGTGGGGCGAACGATGTGAATATCTTCTCGCAGATCCGTGACTGGAACCTGAAGGAAGAATTACAATATTATATCAGCCAGCGACATAACCTGCGTATTGGTTTCAATACCATTTATCATACTATGCGACCGGGAGAGATCACGTCTTCACAGTTATCTAATTTTAATTCATCCCGTTTGCAACAGCGGTATTCATGGGAGAATGCTGTGTATTTATCTGATGTGTGGAAAGCAACGGATAAATTAGATTTGTCTTATGGCGCACGCCTTACGGCATTCAGTATACTGGGTGCCGGTGATTTTTTTAATATAGATGCAGATGGGAATATACTGGATACACTGCATTATAAGAGTGGCGAGTTTGTAAAGACCTATATTAACCTGGAACCCCGGCTGGCAGCCAGTTATAAGCTCACGGATATTTCTTCAGTAAAAGCTTCTTATGCACGGAATGTGCAGAACCTGCACCTGATTTCAAACAGTACATCTTCCAGCCCTACAGATCGTTGGGTAGCGAGTACGAACATTATCAAACCGGAAATATCAGACCAGGTATCGTTGGGTTATTATAAAAACCTGGCGGGGAATAAGTATGAGTTGACAGTAGAAACCTATTATAAGACCATGCAGCACCAGATCGATTACCGGGATGGGGCAGATGTGCTGAATAATGATGCGATAGAAACACAATTGTTATTTGGGAAAGGCCGTGCGTATGGTATAGAGTGGCTGTTAAAAAAGAAGGCAGGCAGACTGACCGGATGGGTGAGTTATACATTGTCAAAGACACAAAGGAAGATAGATGGGATTAACAATGGGGAATGGTATAATGCGCGGCAGGACAGAACCCATGACATTGCAGTAGTGGGCATGTACCAGTTGAATGAGAAATGGTCCCTGAGTGCGAACTGGGTGTATTATACAGGAGATGCGGTAACTTTCCCCAGTGGTAAATACCTGATCAACAATACAGTGTATTATTACTATACAGAGCGGAATGGCTATCGTATGCCGGCTTATCACAGGTTGGATCTGGGAGCGACAAAACAGTTGCGCAAGCGGGGCAGGTATTCTTCAGAGCTGGCTTTCAGTTTGTATAATGCGTATGGCAGGGAGAATGCGTATACTATTACCTTCAGGCAAAGTAAGGACGATCCGAATAAGACAGAAGCCGTGAGGACGTCATTGTTCAGGTTTGTACCTTCTATTTCATACAACTTTAAATTCTAG
- a CDS encoding DUF4249 family protein, whose translation MKQLLYIAIIIVFGACQKVIDIDLNNAAKKYVIEGVVTDDVNGVSVKISQTMDFNEDNTFEGVSGATVTITADNATEYELQETATAGVYTTTGFKGKVGHSYSMYVQIGTDTFTAVSTMPREVYFDSLALVDRVVFGETRRVPAVYYSDPEGKGNSYHFVEWHNGVQESTIFVRNDENTDGKSLSIQLVSFSSDSDDDDKQIKAGDTVSVEMQCIDPVVYKYWYSLDAGATGEGQSATPANPVTNIVGGALGYFSAHSVQTRTIVAE comes from the coding sequence ATGAAACAGTTGTTGTATATCGCGATCATAATTGTTTTTGGCGCCTGTCAGAAGGTGATAGATATTGATTTGAATAATGCAGCGAAGAAATATGTGATAGAGGGGGTGGTGACGGATGATGTGAATGGAGTGAGTGTGAAGATATCGCAGACGATGGACTTTAATGAGGATAATACCTTTGAAGGAGTAAGTGGAGCTACGGTGACCATTACTGCTGATAATGCGACGGAGTATGAGTTGCAGGAAACAGCTACGGCCGGGGTGTATACAACCACGGGGTTCAAAGGAAAGGTGGGACATAGTTATAGTATGTATGTACAGATAGGTACGGATACATTTACGGCGGTATCCACAATGCCGCGGGAGGTGTATTTTGATAGTCTGGCTTTGGTAGATAGGGTGGTGTTTGGCGAGACCAGAAGGGTGCCGGCAGTGTATTATTCAGATCCGGAAGGAAAAGGGAATTCCTATCATTTTGTGGAGTGGCACAATGGGGTGCAGGAGAGTACCATATTTGTGAGGAATGATGAGAATACGGATGGGAAGAGTTTGAGTATACAACTGGTATCATTTAGTAGTGATAGTGATGATGATGATAAGCAGATAAAGGCAGGGGATACGGTCTCGGTGGAGATGCAGTGTATAGATCCTGTGGTGTATAAATACTGGTATAGTCTGGATGCGGGTGCAACAGGAGAGGGGCAGAGTGCTACGCCGGCGAACCCGGTGACGAATATAGTAGGGGGAGCGTTGGGGTATTTTAGTGCGCATAGTGTGCAGACGAGGACGATAGTGGCGGAGTAG
- a CDS encoding cytochrome ubiquinol oxidase subunit I — protein sequence MNDFLAARSQMALSLGFHIVFSCIGMVMPFFMAVAHFLYIRTGNDVYKNITRAWSKGVAIFFATGAVSGTVLSFELGLLWPEFMKYAGPIFGMPFSLEGTAFFIEAIALGFFLYGWGRFNPWFHWITGVVVGISGLVSGILVVAANAWMNSPAGFDFVNGQYLNIDPIKAMFNDAWFSQALHMCIAAFAATGFAVAGIHALMILRRRNIAFHTTAFRIPALLACIAALLQPLSGDISAKDVAHRQPAKLAAMEAHFKTEAASPLVIGGIPDPVAKEVKYGLEIPGLLSFMVYGDFHTPVTGLDQIPENDQPPIAITHYAFQIMVGLGMVMLLIAVCYFVAIIKKKSWLRMPWLLRLFVIATPMGFIAVEAGWTVTEVGRQPWIINGVMRTADAVTPMPGIAYSFYIFTAVYISLSLIVTFLLYRQIRMVPEIYDIQTPAL from the coding sequence ATGAACGATTTTCTAGCAGCCAGATCACAAATGGCTTTATCGTTAGGTTTTCATATTGTCTTCTCCTGTATAGGCATGGTCATGCCATTCTTTATGGCCGTCGCTCACTTCCTTTACATCCGCACAGGCAATGATGTCTATAAGAATATCACCCGTGCATGGAGTAAGGGTGTCGCCATCTTCTTCGCCACTGGCGCTGTATCCGGTACCGTACTCTCTTTCGAACTCGGCCTTCTCTGGCCTGAATTCATGAAGTACGCCGGCCCGATCTTCGGCATGCCCTTCTCCTTAGAAGGTACCGCCTTTTTCATCGAAGCGATCGCCCTCGGTTTCTTCCTCTATGGCTGGGGACGATTCAATCCCTGGTTTCACTGGATCACCGGCGTAGTTGTAGGTATCAGCGGGTTAGTATCCGGTATACTGGTAGTTGCTGCCAATGCCTGGATGAACAGTCCGGCAGGATTCGATTTCGTAAATGGACAATACCTGAATATAGATCCGATCAAAGCAATGTTCAATGACGCCTGGTTTTCACAGGCTCTGCACATGTGTATTGCGGCATTTGCTGCTACCGGTTTTGCCGTAGCAGGTATCCATGCCCTCATGATCTTACGAAGAAGGAACATCGCCTTTCATACCACCGCTTTCAGAATACCTGCTTTATTAGCCTGCATAGCAGCCCTGCTGCAACCCCTGAGCGGAGATATCTCTGCAAAAGACGTTGCACACAGACAGCCTGCAAAACTGGCGGCTATGGAAGCACATTTTAAGACCGAAGCAGCTTCTCCGCTGGTAATCGGGGGTATTCCTGACCCAGTGGCAAAAGAGGTGAAATATGGGCTTGAAATACCCGGTTTACTGAGCTTTATGGTGTATGGTGATTTCCATACCCCTGTAACAGGGTTGGATCAGATACCTGAAAATGATCAGCCCCCGATTGCCATTACGCACTACGCCTTCCAGATCATGGTGGGATTGGGGATGGTGATGCTGTTGATTGCTGTTTGTTATTTCGTAGCCATCATTAAGAAGAAGAGCTGGCTCAGAATGCCATGGCTGCTACGGCTGTTCGTCATCGCCACACCGATGGGATTTATTGCCGTAGAAGCCGGTTGGACAGTGACAGAAGTTGGCAGACAACCGTGGATCATCAATGGTGTGATGCGCACGGCTGATGCAGTTACCCCTATGCCGGGGATTGCGTATTCCTTCTACATCTTTACAGCTGTGTACATTTCATTGTCCCTGATCGTGACATTCCTGTTGTACAGACAGATCCGGATGGTACCTGAGATTTATGATATTCAAACGCCTGCTTTATGA
- a CDS encoding cytochrome d ubiquinol oxidase subunit II: MIFVVMAYLWAAILLYILLGGADFGAGIIELFTSEKNKAYTRNTMYQAIGPIWEANHMWLIIAIVVLFVGFPEIYTTVSTHLHIPLVIMLFGIIARGTAFTFRNYDAVKDNMQKVYNRIFVYSSFVTPFFLGVIAGSAVSGRIDPGANDFLNAYVYTWFNWFSVTVGFFTVAICGYLAAIFIIGETDDDKSRVRFIRKAKQMNVAAAVFGALVFWAAHAENIPLDKWMFDNPTGIIAIIAAVLSLVLLWYLLLQKGKVIIIRVLAGFQVTMILLAITIRHYPNIVILKGGKYLSLLEHAGQEKTIYSLGMALLLGSILILPALFYLLYSFRKGEVIEH, from the coding sequence ATGATATTTGTAGTAATGGCTTATTTATGGGCTGCCATCCTGTTGTATATATTGTTGGGAGGAGCTGATTTTGGTGCTGGGATCATAGAATTATTTACTTCGGAAAAGAACAAGGCATATACCCGCAATACCATGTACCAGGCCATCGGGCCTATATGGGAAGCCAACCATATGTGGCTGATCATTGCCATCGTGGTATTGTTTGTAGGTTTTCCGGAAATCTATACGACAGTCTCCACACACCTGCATATACCACTGGTGATCATGCTGTTTGGCATCATTGCCCGTGGTACCGCCTTTACCTTCAGAAACTACGATGCTGTGAAGGATAATATGCAGAAGGTGTACAACCGCATCTTTGTATATTCCAGTTTTGTCACGCCTTTCTTTTTGGGAGTGATCGCGGGTAGTGCGGTATCTGGTAGGATAGATCCGGGGGCGAATGATTTTCTGAATGCGTATGTATATACCTGGTTCAATTGGTTCTCCGTTACAGTTGGATTTTTTACCGTAGCGATCTGTGGTTATCTCGCGGCTATATTCATCATAGGCGAAACTGATGACGATAAAAGTCGTGTACGTTTTATTAGAAAGGCCAAACAGATGAATGTAGCGGCAGCGGTATTTGGGGCATTGGTATTCTGGGCGGCACATGCAGAGAACATCCCTTTGGATAAATGGATGTTTGATAATCCAACCGGGATCATTGCTATTATCGCGGCGGTATTATCTCTTGTGTTATTATGGTATTTGTTGCTGCAAAAAGGTAAGGTTATCATCATTCGTGTACTGGCAGGTTTTCAGGTCACGATGATCTTACTGGCGATAACGATCCGACACTATCCGAATATTGTGATCTTAAAAGGGGGGAAGTATTTGTCTTTGCTGGAGCATGCAGGACAGGAGAAAACGATTTATTCACTGGGTATGGCGCTGTTGTTGGGAAGTATATTGATATTGCCTGCGTTATTTTATTTGTTGTATAGTTTCAGAAAGGGTGAGGTGATAGAACATTAA
- a CDS encoding SDR family NAD(P)-dependent oxidoreductase: protein MIAFITGGSRGLGKDMALSLAKKGVDIILTYNSNKTEADAVAAEIQKIGQRAAVLQLNTAIVSSFDHFITTFTAILKDTFQATQFNYLINNAGIGLHASFAETTEAQFDEIMNIHLKGPFFLTQKLLPLLADGGVIINVSTGLARFTIPGSSAYAAMKGAIEVLTRYQAKELGSRGIRVNTIAPGAIQTDFGGGAVRDNEALNKMVAANTALGRAGVAEDIGEVVAFLCSDQARWVNAQRVEASGGMFL from the coding sequence ATGATAGCATTTATCACCGGCGGCAGCCGTGGATTAGGGAAGGATATGGCACTGAGCCTCGCTAAAAAAGGCGTGGATATTATCCTTACATACAACAGTAATAAAACAGAAGCAGACGCTGTAGCTGCTGAGATACAAAAAATCGGACAACGTGCAGCTGTACTGCAATTGAATACAGCGATTGTTAGTTCTTTTGATCACTTCATCACTACATTTACAGCTATACTGAAAGATACCTTTCAGGCTACACAATTCAATTACCTGATTAACAATGCGGGCATAGGTCTGCACGCCAGTTTTGCAGAAACGACGGAGGCGCAGTTTGATGAGATTATGAATATTCATCTCAAAGGGCCGTTTTTCCTCACACAGAAATTACTGCCACTGCTGGCTGATGGTGGTGTGATCATTAATGTGTCTACAGGACTGGCAAGGTTTACAATTCCGGGTAGTAGTGCGTATGCGGCGATGAAGGGAGCGATAGAAGTATTGACACGTTATCAGGCGAAGGAGTTGGGTAGCAGGGGGATTCGTGTGAATACGATCGCACCGGGTGCGATACAGACGGATTTCGGTGGTGGTGCGGTGAGAGATAATGAAGCGTTGAATAAGATGGTGGCAGCTAATACGGCATTGGGCAGGGCTGGTGTAGCAGAGGATATAGGTGAAGTAGTGGCGTTTTTGTGTAGTGATCAGGCGAGATGGGTGAATGCGCAGCGCGTGGAGGCGAGTGGGGGGATGTTTTTGTAA
- a CDS encoding helix-turn-helix domain-containing protein, with translation MPIPEKILSRKDEITAVFMQLVDAHLDDLLQGRTEERYKPSDFAARMHIAPVHLTNTIKLTLNTSPCEIMEDRVILEAKKMLEATTLSVADIGNTFGFPEPTNFNRFFKNLTGITPLQYRKSKILKY, from the coding sequence ATGCCTATTCCTGAAAAAATACTATCACGCAAGGATGAAATCACGGCAGTGTTTATGCAGCTGGTGGATGCACATTTGGATGACCTGCTACAGGGCCGGACAGAAGAACGGTACAAACCGAGTGACTTTGCAGCCCGTATGCATATTGCCCCGGTACACCTGACGAATACCATCAAATTAACATTGAATACATCTCCCTGTGAGATCATGGAAGACAGGGTCATTCTTGAGGCAAAGAAAATGCTGGAAGCCACCACACTCAGCGTAGCGGATATCGGGAATACGTTTGGGTTTCCGGAGCCGACCAACTTCAACCGTTTCTTTAAAAACCTCACAGGTATAACCCCGCTGCAATATCGCAAAAGCAAAATACTGAAGTATTGA
- a CDS encoding TlpA disulfide reductase family protein: MKHAFLLFVLGICSLHTFAQQKDPPMGDFRTIIGQQVPSFSFEIEKGKKVNIRDYKGKYVLINFFATWCPPCNQELPLAQKQIWEKHKDNPKFAFIVFGREEGWEKLNPFREKKGFTFPLLPDLDRSIFSLFAPNGIPRNVVIDPAGKIIYQSFGYEEAEFDKLVKLIDSKL; this comes from the coding sequence ATGAAGCACGCTTTTCTCCTTTTCGTATTGGGAATATGCTCCCTCCATACCTTTGCCCAACAAAAAGACCCGCCAATGGGTGATTTCAGGACCATTATCGGCCAACAGGTTCCCTCCTTTTCCTTTGAGATAGAAAAGGGTAAAAAAGTCAATATCAGGGATTATAAAGGTAAATATGTACTGATCAACTTCTTTGCCACCTGGTGCCCTCCCTGCAACCAGGAACTGCCGCTTGCACAAAAGCAGATATGGGAAAAACACAAAGACAACCCGAAGTTTGCCTTTATCGTATTCGGCAGGGAAGAGGGCTGGGAAAAACTAAACCCGTTCAGGGAAAAGAAAGGATTTACTTTCCCCCTGCTCCCCGACCTGGACAGAAGCATCTTCTCCCTGTTCGCACCAAACGGTATTCCCAGGAATGTAGTCATTGATCCTGCAGGCAAGATCATCTACCAGAGCTTTGGCTATGAAGAAGCGGAGTTCGACAAACTAGTGAAACTGATCGACAGCAAACTATGA
- a CDS encoding threonine synthase — MHITQHSTSLATALQCPNCGRLYNIGDVQSYATCCNQPLFTRYRLDQPLHQVVDINCHTIWRYNRLLPVFEEQNIVSLGEGGTPLYTLSALSHQHEVNIQLKDESVNPTGSFKARGISVAISKAKELGINHCIIPTAGNAGGALSAYCAKAGMKATVVMPRHTPLTLQTECRMYGAELILVDGLISDCGRRAQQLVAQTGGFDMSTLKEPYRLEGKKTMGYEIAEQLHWLLPDVIIYPTGGGTGLIGMWKAFTEMKQLGWLTGKLPRMVVVQSANCDPVVQLFRQGAIPTDFSATPSIAYGLAVPTPFAKDLMMDVLQQSHGTALTVTETEITIGMRNIASTEGLLLSPEGSATYMAMQHLIADGWIQEGENVLLFNTGSWYKYRS, encoded by the coding sequence ATGCATATAACCCAACACAGCACCTCGCTCGCTACGGCACTACAGTGCCCCAATTGTGGGCGGTTATACAACATCGGCGATGTACAATCTTACGCTACCTGCTGTAATCAGCCGCTTTTTACCCGTTACCGGCTGGACCAGCCTTTGCACCAGGTTGTTGACATCAATTGCCACACCATCTGGCGATACAACCGGTTACTCCCCGTTTTTGAGGAACAAAATATCGTTAGTCTTGGCGAGGGTGGTACTCCCTTGTATACCCTCTCTGCCCTCAGCCATCAGCATGAGGTGAACATCCAGCTCAAGGATGAAAGCGTGAACCCAACCGGCTCCTTCAAAGCCAGGGGTATCAGCGTGGCCATATCCAAGGCCAAAGAGCTGGGTATCAACCATTGTATTATTCCCACAGCTGGCAATGCCGGTGGAGCGCTGAGCGCTTATTGTGCCAAAGCTGGCATGAAAGCGACGGTGGTCATGCCCCGCCATACGCCGCTCACCCTGCAGACAGAATGCCGCATGTATGGCGCAGAGCTCATTCTTGTGGATGGGCTGATCAGTGATTGCGGGCGGCGCGCCCAGCAACTGGTGGCACAAACCGGTGGTTTTGATATGTCGACGCTGAAGGAGCCTTACCGGCTGGAAGGCAAGAAAACCATGGGGTACGAGATTGCCGAACAGTTGCACTGGCTACTGCCTGATGTCATCATCTACCCTACTGGTGGCGGCACCGGATTGATTGGCATGTGGAAAGCATTTACCGAGATGAAACAACTAGGCTGGCTAACGGGCAAACTCCCCCGGATGGTGGTGGTACAATCTGCGAATTGTGACCCGGTGGTACAACTGTTCCGGCAGGGCGCTATCCCTACCGATTTCAGTGCTACCCCTTCCATTGCCTACGGGCTGGCAGTGCCTACGCCATTTGCCAAAGACCTGATGATGGATGTATTGCAACAGAGCCATGGCACAGCACTCACCGTGACAGAGACCGAAATCACCATCGGGATGCGCAATATTGCGTCAACAGAAGGGTTGTTATTATCGCCGGAGGGCAGTGCGACCTATATGGCCATGCAACACCTGATCGCAGATGGCTGGATACAGGAAGGAGAAAATGTGTTGTTGTTTAATACCGGGTCCTGGTATAAGTACAGATCATAG